One Caloramator mitchellensis DNA window includes the following coding sequences:
- a CDS encoding PucR family transcriptional regulator, with translation MARQNGITIEDVLNMECMKNCKIIAGHGGLKNTVSRVNIMADMDILNWVSQGELLLTTAYSLTNDLEFQKRFILDCSKKNLAGLGIKIYPYKEKLDDEILKLADEISFPIIELYYSTPFSEIMTPIFKEIFNKQAILLQRVESVHENLMNIMLKGGSIEEILDVVQNNIKNPIVLKLKYPEKVIYKFNDVDEHIKNKLIKNCDDFYNRGISKINERRLHESVEKIDNKNITRMIMPIVVKDSVYGHIFSWAVNTPLGGFDLSVLEISSTTMALEILKLLSLREAENRHRIEFVDDLCSNDNRRREKALSKANVYNLNRDDLYCFASIKLKACNKRLIKESIIDNLYLTYIIEETLEKNNINGIVIGKTDKIDIILSFKNNNYNKKIIEFKDRISEIFSKKIFIDFKIAFGRCYRGIEKLEKSFQESQKALNAINIINYGNTIFYDNMGIYKILCNENIKEEVEDFYFLTIHRLEEYDLKKSTEFVKTLKAYFECNGNLKKMSESLFTHYNTILYRLQRIKEITGMDVEKEEDRLNLQIGLKIMNIISKRE, from the coding sequence GTGGCAAGGCAGAATGGGATTACAATAGAAGATGTGCTTAATATGGAATGCATGAAAAACTGCAAAATTATTGCTGGGCATGGGGGGCTAAAAAATACAGTTTCAAGGGTAAACATAATGGCGGATATGGACATTTTAAATTGGGTGAGTCAGGGAGAACTTTTGCTGACTACTGCATATTCATTGACGAACGATTTGGAATTTCAAAAAAGATTTATATTAGATTGCAGTAAAAAGAATTTAGCTGGTCTTGGAATAAAGATTTATCCTTATAAAGAAAAATTGGATGATGAGATTTTAAAATTGGCTGATGAGATTTCATTTCCTATTATTGAGCTTTATTATTCTACACCTTTTTCAGAAATTATGACACCTATTTTTAAGGAGATTTTTAATAAACAGGCTATACTACTTCAAAGGGTTGAAAGCGTGCATGAAAATTTGATGAATATAATGCTAAAGGGGGGTAGCATTGAAGAAATTCTAGATGTTGTTCAAAATAATATAAAAAATCCAATAGTTTTAAAATTAAAATATCCAGAAAAAGTGATATATAAGTTTAACGATGTAGATGAACATATTAAAAACAAACTAATAAAAAATTGCGATGATTTTTACAATAGGGGAATTTCAAAGATTAATGAGAGAAGGCTTCATGAATCCGTTGAAAAGATTGATAATAAAAACATAACAAGGATGATTATGCCTATTGTTGTTAAGGATAGTGTTTACGGGCATATTTTTTCATGGGCTGTAAATACACCTTTAGGTGGGTTCGACCTTTCGGTTTTGGAAATTTCATCAACGACCATGGCGCTTGAGATATTAAAGTTACTATCATTAAGAGAGGCTGAAAACAGGCACAGGATAGAGTTTGTTGATGATTTGTGCTCAAATGATAATAGAAGAAGAGAAAAGGCATTATCAAAGGCTAATGTTTATAACTTGAATCGTGATGACTTATACTGCTTTGCTAGTATAAAGTTAAAGGCATGCAATAAAAGACTAATTAAGGAATCTATCATTGATAACTTATATTTGACATACATAATTGAAGAGACCTTAGAAAAAAACAATATAAATGGAATAGTAATAGGTAAAACCGATAAAATTGATATTATTTTATCCTTTAAGAATAATAATTACAACAAGAAAATAATAGAATTTAAAGATAGAATATCAGAAATTTTTAGCAAAAAAATATTTATTGATTTTAAAATAGCATTTGGTAGATGTTATAGAGGCATAGAAAAATTAGAAAAAAGTTTTCAAGAAAGTCAAAAGGCGTTAAATGCAATCAATATTATTAATTATGGTAATACAATTTTTTATGATAATATGGGAATATATAAGATACTTTGCAATGAAAATATTAAGGAAGAAGTTGAAGATTTTTATTTTTTAACTATACATAGATTAGAAGAATATGATTTGAAAAAATCTACAGAGTTTGTAAAGACACTTAAGGCATATTTTGAATGTAATGGCAATCTGAAGAAAATGTCTGAAAGCCTTTTTACGCATTATAATACCATACTCTATAGATTGCAGAGAATAAAAGAAATAACAGGGATGGATGTAGAAAAAGAAGAAGATAGATTAAACCTTCAAATTGGGTTAAAAATAATGAATATCATTTCTAAAAGGGAATAA
- the speD gene encoding adenosylmethionine decarboxylase, protein MKLAKTGNSKIKLYGFNNLTKSLSFNIYDVCYTKNDEERKRYIDYIDEQYNSERLTKILTNVTEMIGANVLNIAKQDYDPQGASVTILISEEEVPLYVLDPSCNRGIMTPTRENIVAHLDKSHITVHTYPESHPKNEICTFRVDIDVSTCGTISPLNALNYLIQSFDSDIITIDYRVRGFTRDVHGQKHFIDHDISSIQNYIDGDILRRYDLIDMNVYQSNIFHTKMKIKNLDLSNYLFDIKEEELTEFEKDDIAKKLNREMTEIFYGININNV, encoded by the coding sequence ATGAAATTGGCAAAGACAGGCAACAGCAAGATTAAATTATATGGGTTTAACAACTTAACAAAGTCTTTAAGCTTCAACATTTATGACGTTTGCTACACAAAAAATGATGAAGAGCGAAAAAGATACATCGATTATATCGATGAGCAATACAATTCTGAAAGATTGACTAAAATTCTTACTAATGTTACCGAAATGATTGGAGCAAACGTGTTGAATATCGCTAAGCAGGATTATGATCCACAGGGAGCAAGTGTAACTATTTTGATTTCTGAAGAGGAGGTTCCTCTTTATGTTCTTGACCCAAGTTGCAACAGGGGGATAATGACTCCAACAAGGGAAAATATAGTTGCGCACTTGGATAAGAGCCATATAACAGTTCACACATACCCTGAGAGCCATCCAAAGAATGAAATTTGCACCTTTAGAGTTGATATAGATGTTTCTACTTGCGGAACTATTTCGCCACTGAATGCTTTAAATTACTTAATTCAAAGTTTTGATTCAGATATCATCACGATAGATTATAGAGTAAGAGGATTCACAAGAGATGTTCATGGTCAAAAACATTTTATTGACCATGATATATCTTCTATTCAAAATTATATAGATGGTGATATACTTAGAAGATATGACTTGATTGACATGAATGTTTATCAATCAAACATTTTCCATACAAAAATGAAGATTAAAAACCTTGATTTGTCTAATTACTTATTCGACATTAAAGAAGAAGAATTAACAGAATTTGAAAAGGACGACATAGCTAAAAAGTTAAACAGAGAAATGACTGAAATATTCTATGGAATAAATATAAATAATGTATAA
- a CDS encoding nucleobase:cation symporter-2 family protein, protein MAEIVNQSTNVRNEIVYKVEDKPPLALSIVLGLQHILAAFGGIVAVPLIVGQAIGVNIQDLSYLVSAAIFMAGLATFIQARGIGKCGARVSCMMGTDFSFVSAGIIVGQTMGLAGYFGATILGSFIEIILSRFIRPLMKYFPPVVTGTVVTLIGLTLLPVSIDWAAGGFGAADYGSLQNISIAITVLLIALFLNKYGKGIVSSAAVLIAIFFGYIICSFLGILDLKPVLDAKWIELPRIFKYGVKFSLVGVLPFIAPYLVTTIETVGCLIAVGEASEKPLNSDEISAGILADGVGSFIAGFFGAGPNTSFSQNVGLIPLTRVASRYVMIVASILLMLLGIFPKIGALIAIMPNPVLGGAGIVMFGMVAAAGIKTLSKCELNTRNLLILAVSIGLGLGVTVRPDFIAHLPQGLKMFFGSGISTGTITAFLLNIVLKDE, encoded by the coding sequence ATGGCCGAGATTGTTAACCAATCTACAAATGTAAGAAACGAGATAGTTTACAAGGTTGAAGACAAACCGCCGCTTGCATTGAGCATAGTTTTGGGACTTCAGCACATATTAGCTGCATTTGGTGGAATAGTTGCTGTTCCGCTGATTGTTGGTCAAGCAATTGGTGTAAATATTCAGGACTTATCCTATCTTGTAAGTGCAGCAATTTTCATGGCTGGGCTTGCTACATTTATACAAGCAAGGGGAATAGGAAAATGCGGTGCAAGAGTTTCCTGTATGATGGGAACTGATTTTTCATTTGTAAGTGCCGGTATAATTGTTGGTCAAACTATGGGACTTGCAGGATATTTTGGTGCAACAATATTAGGTTCTTTTATCGAAATTATATTAAGTAGATTCATAAGACCATTAATGAAATATTTTCCTCCGGTTGTTACTGGAACAGTTGTAACATTAATAGGTCTAACACTATTGCCTGTATCTATAGACTGGGCAGCTGGTGGATTCGGAGCTGCTGATTACGGCAGTTTGCAAAACATTTCTATTGCAATAACAGTTTTGTTAATTGCACTTTTCTTAAACAAATATGGTAAAGGAATTGTTAGCAGCGCAGCAGTTCTTATCGCCATTTTCTTTGGTTATATAATTTGCTCATTCCTTGGAATTCTTGATTTAAAGCCTGTTTTAGATGCTAAGTGGATTGAACTTCCAAGAATATTCAAGTATGGAGTAAAGTTTAGCTTAGTAGGAGTTTTGCCATTCATCGCTCCATATCTTGTTACTACAATTGAAACCGTTGGTTGCTTGATTGCGGTTGGAGAAGCATCAGAAAAACCTTTAAACAGCGATGAAATTTCAGCTGGGATACTTGCAGATGGCGTTGGAAGCTTTATTGCTGGATTCTTCGGAGCAGGACCTAATACTTCCTTCAGCCAGAATGTAGGATTAATTCCTCTTACAAGAGTTGCAAGCAGATATGTTATGATTGTAGCATCAATTTTATTAATGCTACTTGGTATATTCCCTAAAATTGGTGCATTAATAGCAATAATGCCTAACCCTGTTCTTGGAGGTGCTGGAATTGTAATGTTTGGAATGGTAGCTGCTGCCGGAATTAAAACGCTTTCAAAATGTGAATTAAATACAAGGAATTTATTAATACTTGCTGTATCAATCGGTCTTGGACTTGGGGTTACAGTAAGACCAGATTTTATAGCACATCTTCCACAAGGACTTAAAATGTTCTTTGGTTCAGGAATTAGCACAGGGACAATAACCGCATTCCTGTTGAATATAGTGTTAAAAGATGAATAA
- a CDS encoding DUF1667 domain-containing protein, producing MKRHEFVCIMCPMGCNLEVLEDEDVILVKGNQCKRGYEYGVKEISNPTRVLTSTVILKNSYLRRLPVKSDGEIPKGMIKDCVKFLSKIEVSAPVKMGDVIHKNILGTGVDIVSTRTVE from the coding sequence ATGAAAAGGCATGAATTTGTATGCATCATGTGCCCAATGGGGTGTAATTTAGAAGTTTTAGAGGATGAAGATGTTATATTGGTAAAGGGAAATCAGTGCAAAAGAGGATATGAATATGGAGTGAAAGAAATTTCAAATCCTACAAGAGTTTTAACTTCTACAGTTATTTTGAAAAACTCGTATCTGAGAAGACTTCCAGTTAAATCAGATGGCGAAATTCCAAAAGGAATGATTAAGGATTGTGTTAAATTTTTGAGCAAAATAGAAGTATCTGCTCCGGTTAAAATGGGAGATGTAATCCATAAAAACATATTAGGCACTGGAGTCGACATCGTATCAACAAGAACTGTTGAGTGA
- a CDS encoding NAD(P)/FAD-dependent oxidoreductase: protein MKYDLVVVGGGPAGLAAAIEARKNGVERIVLIERDRELGGILQQCIHNGFGLHVFGEQLTGPEYAERFINELNNLKIEYLTNTMVLEINDKKEVYILNQELGFRRIEAKAIILSMGCRERTRGAIGIPGFRPAGIFTAGTAQRFINIEGYMVGKKVVILGSGDIGLIMARRLTLEGAKVLAVVELMPYSTGLTRNIVQCLHDYNIPLFFEHTVIDIKGKNRVEGVTIAKVDNNRVPIRGTEVFYECDTLLLSVGLIPENELSRNAGIEIDARTSGPFVNESMETSIEGIFACGNVVHVHDLVDFVTQEAQRAGRGAARYIKGEAIDNGVVIRTVNGNGIRYIVPQKLRLENLNDEINLFMRVDNIYNNCRLDVKLDGKIIKSFKKRKVTPGEMETVKLKKSDLSTYNDCSLSIEVVKE from the coding sequence ATGAAATATGATTTGGTTGTAGTTGGTGGAGGTCCAGCCGGTCTTGCAGCAGCGATTGAGGCGAGAAAAAATGGGGTAGAAAGGATAGTGTTAATAGAAAGGGACAGGGAACTTGGGGGAATATTGCAGCAGTGCATACACAATGGATTTGGACTACATGTATTTGGTGAACAATTAACTGGGCCGGAATATGCCGAAAGGTTTATAAATGAATTAAACAATTTAAAAATTGAATATTTAACGAATACTATGGTTCTGGAGATAAACGATAAAAAGGAAGTCTATATTTTGAATCAAGAGCTTGGATTTAGAAGGATTGAGGCAAAGGCAATAATTCTTTCTATGGGCTGCAGGGAAAGAACAAGGGGAGCAATTGGAATTCCAGGATTTAGGCCCGCAGGTATTTTTACAGCAGGAACAGCCCAAAGATTTATTAACATTGAAGGTTACATGGTTGGAAAGAAGGTTGTAATACTTGGCTCTGGAGACATAGGACTTATAATGGCGCGAAGACTTACGTTAGAGGGTGCAAAGGTTCTTGCGGTAGTAGAGCTTATGCCATACTCAACAGGACTTACACGAAATATTGTTCAATGCCTGCATGATTATAATATTCCTTTGTTTTTTGAGCATACAGTAATAGATATTAAGGGTAAAAACAGAGTAGAAGGAGTTACGATTGCAAAGGTTGATAATAATAGGGTTCCAATAAGGGGAACAGAAGTTTTTTATGAATGTGACACGTTGCTCTTATCCGTCGGGTTGATACCCGAAAACGAACTTTCAAGGAATGCAGGGATTGAAATAGATGCAAGGACATCAGGGCCATTTGTAAACGAGTCTATGGAGACAAGCATTGAGGGAATATTTGCCTGTGGAAATGTCGTCCACGTCCATGATTTAGTTGATTTTGTTACACAGGAGGCTCAAAGGGCAGGAAGGGGAGCAGCAAGATATATAAAGGGAGAAGCAATTGATAATGGAGTAGTCATTAGGACCGTTAATGGAAATGGAATAAGGTATATTGTCCCACAAAAATTAAGGCTTGAAAATTTAAACGATGAGATAAACCTGTTTATGCGAGTTGATAATATTTATAACAACTGCAGATTAGATGTAAAACTTGACGGAAAAATAATTAAATCGTTTAAAAAGAGGAAGGTTACACCCGGGGAAATGGAAACTGTTAAGCTGAAAAAAAGCGACTTATCAACTTATAATGATTGCAGCTTAAGCATTGAGGTTGTGAAGGAGTGA
- a CDS encoding NAD(P)/FAD-dependent oxidoreductase, giving the protein MFDVAIIGAGVIGCSIARELSKYNLNVALIEKENDVGNVTTKANSAIIHAGYDAKPGTLKGKLNAKGNLMFDELCRELEVPFKRVGSLVLAFDDDEMKTLGKLYEQGIQNGVPELYILSKEKVLEMDPNISDNIKGALYAKTGGIIGPWEFTIALAENAVENGVNIFLSNEVVDIEKKDFGYRIITNKDTYDTKYVVNCAGLYADKINNMVSNNKMEIIPRRGQYYLLDKTVGNLVKYVIFQCPSKLGKGVLVTPTVHGNLLIGPDAEDLIDKTALNTTSEGLNFIVEVARRSVKTLPLNMAITNFAGLRARTERDDFIIEEAVDAKGFINVAGIESPGLSSAPAISLYVIDILKNIAKKIEKKENFNPYRRAIPKFIELSEDEKNELVKKDKRFGKIICRCESITEGEIVSAIHRNVGARTVDAVKRRVRAGMGRCQGGFCSPRVIEILARELGVEMTEIEKDHEGSYILTGPTKSEVQ; this is encoded by the coding sequence ATGTTTGATGTTGCAATTATAGGTGCGGGAGTTATAGGGTGCAGTATTGCAAGGGAATTGTCAAAGTATAATTTAAATGTTGCGCTTATCGAAAAGGAGAACGATGTAGGAAATGTAACAACAAAAGCAAATAGTGCGATAATACACGCAGGTTATGATGCCAAACCTGGAACTTTGAAGGGAAAGTTAAATGCAAAAGGCAACTTGATGTTTGATGAACTTTGCAGGGAATTGGAGGTTCCATTTAAAAGAGTGGGCTCTCTCGTTTTAGCATTTGATGATGACGAAATGAAAACATTGGGTAAGCTGTATGAGCAGGGAATTCAAAATGGTGTTCCTGAATTGTATATTTTGAGCAAAGAAAAAGTTTTGGAAATGGACCCTAATATTTCAGATAATATTAAAGGGGCATTATACGCAAAGACTGGAGGTATAATCGGGCCATGGGAATTTACAATTGCTCTTGCGGAAAATGCTGTTGAAAATGGGGTAAATATTTTTCTTAGCAACGAGGTTGTTGATATAGAGAAGAAGGATTTTGGATACAGAATTATTACTAATAAGGATACATACGATACAAAGTATGTTGTGAATTGCGCAGGGCTATATGCTGATAAAATAAACAATATGGTTTCTAATAATAAAATGGAGATAATTCCAAGAAGAGGTCAATATTATTTGCTTGATAAAACTGTAGGAAATTTAGTTAAGTATGTGATTTTTCAATGCCCATCAAAGCTTGGAAAAGGAGTCTTAGTAACTCCCACAGTTCATGGAAATTTATTAATAGGACCGGATGCAGAGGATTTGATCGATAAAACTGCACTAAATACAACGTCTGAAGGGCTTAATTTTATTGTAGAAGTTGCTAGAAGGTCAGTTAAAACGCTTCCATTAAATATGGCGATAACTAATTTTGCAGGTCTTAGGGCGAGGACAGAAAGGGATGATTTTATTATTGAAGAAGCAGTGGACGCAAAGGGGTTTATTAATGTCGCTGGAATAGAATCTCCAGGGTTATCTTCGGCTCCTGCAATTTCACTATATGTTATCGATATTTTGAAAAATATTGCTAAAAAGATTGAAAAGAAGGAGAATTTTAATCCATATAGAAGAGCTATTCCTAAATTCATTGAGTTATCTGAAGATGAAAAAAATGAGCTAGTTAAAAAAGACAAAAGGTTTGGGAAGATTATCTGCAGATGCGAGAGCATAACAGAAGGAGAAATAGTTTCAGCAATTCACAGAAATGTTGGGGCTAGAACAGTTGATGCCGTAAAGAGAAGAGTTAGGGCAGGAATGGGAAGATGCCAGGGAGGATTTTGCAGCCCAAGGGTTATTGAAATTCTTGCTCGGGAACTTGGAGTTGAAATGACGGAAATTGAAAAAGACCATGAGGGTTCATATATTTTAACTGGACCTACGAAAAGCGAGGTGCAATGA
- the glpK gene encoding glycerol kinase GlpK, with product MEKFILALDQGTTSSRAIVFNNDGKIVGVAQKEFTQIYPKPGWVEHDPLEIWESQIGVAREVLDKTGIKPEQIAAIGITNQRETTVVWDKTTGKPVYNAIVWQCRRTAPICDELKAKGLADSIREKTGLVIDAYFSGTKVKWILDNVEGVRERAENGEILFGNIDTWLIWNLSGGKVHVTDYSNASRTMLFNINTLEWDKEILSELNVPESMLPKALPSSYVYGYTAKEVFGVEIPIAGAAGDQQAALFGQACFKPGMAKNTYGTGCFMLMNTGEKLVHSNNGLLTTIAWGLDGKVEYALEGSIFIAGASVQWLRDELKVIETAAKSEELATSVPDSNGVYVVPAFVGMGAPYWDMYARGAVLGLTRGANRAHLVRATLESIAFQTRDVLEAMQEDSKIKLEELKVDGGAVANNFLMQFQSDILGVNVARPVITETTALGAAYLAGLAVGYWNGKEEIAKKWNVDVVFNPSMDEELKESKYAGWKKAVSRALKWENE from the coding sequence ATGGAAAAATTTATATTGGCTTTAGACCAGGGAACAACAAGCTCAAGAGCCATCGTTTTCAACAATGATGGTAAGATAGTTGGTGTTGCGCAGAAGGAATTTACTCAAATTTATCCAAAACCAGGCTGGGTTGAACACGACCCACTTGAAATTTGGGAAAGCCAAATAGGCGTTGCAAGAGAAGTTTTGGATAAGACAGGCATCAAACCAGAACAGATAGCTGCAATAGGAATTACAAATCAAAGAGAAACCACAGTTGTTTGGGATAAGACAACTGGAAAGCCAGTTTACAATGCAATTGTTTGGCAGTGCAGAAGAACTGCTCCTATTTGCGACGAATTAAAGGCAAAGGGACTTGCAGATTCAATCAGAGAAAAAACTGGACTTGTTATAGATGCATATTTCTCAGGAACAAAGGTTAAATGGATACTTGACAATGTTGAAGGAGTCAGAGAAAGAGCAGAAAATGGAGAAATTTTATTTGGAAATATAGATACATGGCTTATTTGGAACCTTAGTGGAGGAAAGGTTCATGTAACTGATTATTCAAACGCATCAAGAACAATGCTTTTCAATATAAATACTCTTGAATGGGATAAAGAAATTTTATCAGAATTAAACGTTCCAGAATCGATGCTTCCAAAGGCACTTCCATCAAGCTATGTTTATGGATATACAGCTAAGGAAGTATTTGGAGTAGAAATTCCAATAGCTGGTGCTGCAGGAGACCAGCAGGCTGCATTGTTTGGCCAGGCATGCTTTAAACCAGGTATGGCAAAGAATACCTATGGAACAGGATGCTTTATGTTGATGAATACAGGAGAAAAGCTTGTTCATTCAAATAACGGGCTTTTAACAACTATCGCATGGGGACTTGATGGAAAGGTTGAATATGCTCTTGAGGGAAGTATTTTTATAGCTGGCGCATCAGTTCAATGGCTAAGGGACGAGTTAAAGGTTATTGAAACGGCAGCAAAGTCAGAAGAATTGGCAACAAGCGTCCCGGATTCAAATGGTGTTTATGTTGTTCCTGCGTTTGTTGGAATGGGAGCACCATATTGGGATATGTATGCAAGAGGAGCAGTTTTAGGCTTAACAAGAGGTGCAAACAGAGCTCATTTAGTTAGGGCAACTCTTGAATCCATTGCATTCCAAACAAGAGACGTATTAGAGGCAATGCAGGAGGACTCAAAGATTAAGCTAGAAGAATTAAAGGTTGACGGCGGAGCCGTTGCAAATAATTTCTTAATGCAATTCCAGTCAGATATACTTGGTGTTAACGTTGCAAGACCAGTTATAACTGAAACAACTGCTCTTGGAGCAGCATATCTTGCAGGGTTGGCTGTTGGATACTGGAATGGTAAAGAAGAAATTGCAAAGAAGTGGAATGTTGACGTTGTATTCAATCCAAGCATGGATGAAGAATTAAAAGAATCTAAATATGCTGGATGGAAGAAGGCAGTTAGCAGAGCGTTAAAATGGGAAAATGAATAA
- a CDS encoding MIP/aquaporin family protein produces the protein MSPFLGEVLGTMLLILLGDGVVAGVVLNKSKSQNSGWIVITVGWGLAVAMAVYAVGAISGAHLNPAVTIALASIGRFEWSQVPGYIVAQMVGAFLGAVLVWLHYYKHWEATEDKGAKLAVFSTGPAIRSTWANLLSEIIGTFVLVFGILAIGANKFADGLNPFIVGTLIISIGISLGGPTGYAINPARDLGPRIAHALLPIPGKGDSDWGYSWIPVLGPIVGGLIAAFTYITLF, from the coding sequence ATGTCACCATTCTTAGGTGAAGTTTTAGGAACAATGCTACTCATTTTACTTGGTGATGGTGTTGTAGCAGGCGTAGTATTAAACAAATCAAAATCACAAAACAGCGGATGGATTGTTATAACAGTTGGCTGGGGTCTTGCAGTTGCGATGGCAGTTTATGCAGTAGGAGCAATTAGCGGTGCTCACTTAAATCCTGCAGTTACAATTGCTCTTGCTTCAATTGGCAGGTTTGAATGGTCGCAGGTTCCAGGTTATATAGTTGCTCAGATGGTAGGAGCATTTTTGGGTGCTGTGCTTGTATGGCTGCATTACTATAAACATTGGGAAGCAACTGAAGATAAGGGAGCAAAACTTGCAGTATTTTCAACAGGACCAGCAATTAGAAGCACATGGGCAAACCTTTTGAGTGAAATAATTGGAACATTTGTATTAGTATTTGGAATACTTGCTATTGGAGCAAACAAATTCGCTGATGGTTTAAACCCATTCATAGTTGGAACTTTAATTATAAGCATTGGTATTTCACTTGGCGGACCTACAGGTTACGCTATTAACCCTGCAAGAGACTTAGGACCACGTATAGCTCACGCATTGCTTCCAATACCAGGAAAGGGAGACTCAGACTGGGGATATTCATGGATTCCAGTATTAGGACCTATAGTAGGTGGCTTGATAGCTGCTTTCACTTATATCACACTTTTCTAA
- a CDS encoding DUF438 domain-containing protein, with the protein MSEMINNREYRQKVLKELIMELHDGKPFEEVKAKFEKIFSGVAATEISEMEQALIMEGMPVTEVQRLCDVHAAIFKGTIEEIHKPNDPKDIPGHPVNTFFNENRAIEKVLDKIRVEVENFKRNDSNENALSLVTLINELWDIDKHYLRKENLIFPYLEKYGITAPPKVMWGVDDEIRGLIKESKRMLVNYEGNKDEVVAKIDEMMTKVDEMIFKEENILFPMTVDTFTEDEWVNIMEESDEIGFCLVEPIAKWVPERVNVEKAEKEDIQKGYVKFDTGILSIKELSTILNTLPFDITFIDKDDVVKYFSQGKERIFARTKAVIGRTVQNCHPPASVHIVNKMLSDFKEGRKDHEDFWINMGKMYVYIRYFAVRDENGEYLGTLEVTQNIKPIKELEGEKRILN; encoded by the coding sequence ATGAGTGAAATGATAAACAACAGAGAATATAGACAGAAGGTTTTAAAGGAGCTTATAATGGAACTTCACGATGGCAAACCATTTGAAGAAGTAAAGGCTAAATTTGAAAAGATTTTTAGTGGTGTGGCAGCTACTGAAATTTCAGAAATGGAACAGGCTCTTATAATGGAAGGAATGCCAGTAACAGAAGTTCAGAGGCTTTGCGATGTTCATGCAGCAATTTTTAAGGGAACAATTGAAGAGATTCACAAACCTAATGACCCTAAGGACATCCCAGGACATCCGGTTAACACATTTTTTAATGAAAACAGAGCCATTGAAAAGGTGCTGGATAAAATAAGAGTTGAAGTTGAAAACTTTAAGCGAAATGATTCGAACGAAAATGCGCTAAGTCTAGTTACACTTATAAATGAACTATGGGATATAGATAAACATTACTTAAGAAAAGAAAATTTGATTTTTCCGTATCTTGAAAAATACGGAATCACTGCCCCTCCAAAGGTTATGTGGGGAGTAGATGATGAAATAAGAGGACTTATCAAAGAAAGCAAGAGGATGCTCGTTAACTATGAAGGAAACAAAGATGAAGTAGTGGCCAAAATAGATGAGATGATGACAAAGGTTGATGAGATGATATTCAAAGAGGAAAATATATTGTTCCCAATGACTGTTGACACGTTTACTGAAGATGAATGGGTTAATATAATGGAAGAGTCGGATGAAATAGGATTTTGCCTTGTTGAACCTATCGCAAAATGGGTTCCTGAAAGAGTTAATGTAGAAAAAGCCGAAAAGGAAGATATTCAAAAGGGATATGTTAAGTTTGATACAGGAATACTTTCGATTAAAGAACTATCAACCATTTTAAACACACTGCCATTCGATATAACATTCATCGACAAAGACGATGTTGTAAAATACTTCTCACAGGGTAAAGAAAGAATTTTTGCTAGAACAAAGGCTGTTATCGGAAGAACAGTTCAAAACTGCCATCCTCCTGCAAGCGTTCATATAGTAAACAAGATGCTCAGCGATTTCAAAGAAGGTAGAAAGGACCACGAAGATTTTTGGATAAATATGGGCAAGATGTATGTATATATTAGATACTTTGCAGTAAGAGACGAAAATGGGGAATACTTAGGGACATTGGAGGTTACACAGAATATTAAACCTATAAAAGAACTTGAAGGCGAAAAAAGAATATTAAATTAG